The genome window TTTAGAGTCGTAACAACGAACTCAAAACATTCTAATGAGATTTCTCCAAACATATTAAATCGAAAATTTAATGCTTCAAAACCTGGAGAAGTATGGTGTTCAGATATCACCTATATAGAAGTAAAATCTCGTTGGTTTTATTTAACTACGATAATCGATTTGTTTAATCGAGAAATAGTTGGTTGGGATCTAAGCGAAAGCCTAGAATCTAATTCACTAATAACCTGCTTTGATAATGCTTTCAATTTACACAAACCAGAGCCAGGTTGTATATTCCATTCTGACCGTGGCATACAGTTTGCATCTAGGGAGTTTCGAAGAAAATTACAGGAAAGTGAAATGAAGCAAAGTATGAGTAGAAAAGGCGATTGTTGGGACAATGCTGTAGCTGAATCCTTTTTTAAAATATTAAAGTCTGAATTGATAAGGCATGTAAGGTATGATGATATGAAACAAGCAAAACAAAGTTTATTCGAATATATTGAAATATTTTACAATAGGAAAAGAATTCATTCTACTTTAGGCTTTACTTCACCTAGCGAATTCAAAAAACTATATAAAATGCGAACTGCCTAATTTACTGTCCGAAAAAAAGGGGGAGTACCAAAGAGACGTTAGCGCTGAATTTATGTGTCGTAGACCAAGCTCTGCGGTCGCTTTAGCGACGTTCAGAGCGCAGTGGGTAGTCGGAGTTAGTAGTAGTTTTCGCACGCTTGCTTGAATTTTTCTTTCTTTGAGAAAACCGCGATCCGACTAAAGCATCTTTCTACCTTAAGATTTTGCAGACTTCTATCAATAATTTTTCACTTACGAATTAAATATAAATAGCATAGTTGAATCGTTCAAATTTAAACTAAGCAAAACCTTATTACTTTTTGATTTATTAAGCGGTTTTCGAAAAGAATAAAACTAGACTTTCAATTAAAAGCGAAAATTACTACTAACGGGGAGCGTTGCTGCCGTTCGGGATAGCTGAGTCTCCGTAGGAGACGTTAGCGTTGGTACGAGATTGCTTCGAACGAAGAGAGAAGAGCAATCGCAGTGACTCCTGAATGGGTCTGAAGCTCCGCTTCTTCAAAGGCAAAGGAGCGAGGACGTTTCCAGTAACGCGGAGTTAGCTGTTGGTTCTGACAATTTATTTTTATTATTTTTAATTAATATCAATACAATTAACTAAAGTGAATTTCAATTAGATATTTCAGTCTATTTTTAGAATTTTTATACAATCTAAAATAAATCCTCCAATTCTAAGTTTACTTGTAACCTATATAGATCTTTTTTTGAAATTTTTGTCACTGAAAATCATAATTTAATTTATGCTATTTCTATTTAATAGATCCCAATCCTGTTTTCATTGCATGTTTATTATTACAATTTTGTATATCATCAACTGCTTTAAGACAAATAAGAATTGCAGCATCCATTGAAATTTTTGCAGGAGTTATTTCTCCATTTGAATTTCTTCCCTCTTTCGCTAACATAAAGGATAAAGAACATTTATAATTCGCATCAGCTTCCTTCCCTTGCTTTAATCCTTTACCTTCTTTGCATTCTTCTCGCGGTGATTGAAAATTTGGAAAACAATTTAGACAAAAGACAATTACTCCTAGATAAAGTAAATCAATTATTCTTTGCACTATTTTAAGCCTCTTACTTTAACTAAGTTTTGTATTAGATAATTATACGAACGAATTTTAATTTAATAAAATAAAGTATATTTTTATTCGACAGAATTGCAAATACTAAATGAACCTTAATATTATCAAATTTTCCCTTGTGCTAGAAAATTAAAACATTTAAAAATATCAAATAATGAAATTGTATATTCTAAAATATCATATATAGTCACAGTTTGCAATTTTTAGGATTTAATAGTTATGCAGAACTAACAGCTAACGGGGAGCGTTGCTGCCGTTCGGGATAGCCGAGTCTCCTAAGGAGACGTTATCGTTGGCACGAGATTGCTGTGAACGAAGTGAGAAAAGCAATCGACGTGACACGACAATTGTCTCAAGCCCGCTTCATTGAGGATAAAGGGCGAAGGGGGTTTCCGATTGAGCGGAGTTATACGAAGTGATTGAAAATAGTTCATTTTTTAAATTGATCAACATTTACAACAACTGAATTCGCAAGGTAATCATGAATCGCTTTTTTCTTGAGATTAAAATTCATAACAATAAATTCACTCAGCAACCAAAAGTAATTTAAAGAATCGAAAAATTTATATACTGCACTAAAATTTCTCTTCAATTCATCAAAGTAGTTATCGAAATTTAAAACATCAAATATATTCATATTTAATTCATACATGGCATGCAAATAACCGATTGTTAATATTATTCCAAAAAGAATATCAATTATTGTTCTAAGTATCGCTTGTTTCAATGATAATTTTTGAAAATTATCGTTCAAAACTTTCAAACCTAAGAGCATTTTTCCAGGTGTAGCTTCAAATTTAATTAAAAAGAATAGTGTTACAAAGGGAGTAATTGGCATTGTTAATGCAATTAATAGAATATAGTAATTAGTTAAAAAATAGTAAATTAAAATAAAAAGACCTGAATAAATTATGCAATCAATTAAGAAGGCTGAAAATCTTCTGTATAAACTACCATAAATTTTATAATCATCTTCCGTAACTTTTTTAAATAAAGCAATCCTAAATCCTGTTGCTATAAGAATTACTGGAATTGTAGACAACAAAAAATAATTTTCTTCAAAACTATTTAATTCTTTAAATAAATTTGGGATAATATATAGTATATAAAATCCAAGGGTAACTGTTAACAATCCTAAAATTTTTCTAAGTAATAATTTCATAATTTACCTTCCGAGTTATTTTAATCATTTCGTATAACGAATGAGCTTGCCGACGTTCCTCGTAGCTGAGCCTCCTCGTGAGGCGTTAGCGTCGGCACGTCTTCTTGCTCTGCAAGAAGAGTGACGGAGAGGAATTTGTCGAAGGCCGAGCCGGTATTCCGGCGAAGCGGCAAGCGAAAGTTATACGTAGTGGCGATTCCTAAATATAACTCTTCCGATTTCCTTCAAAGATAAATGGATGTTTGTTTTTTTCTAAAATATCTAGGAAACCGTCAGTGCCTTTTTCTAATTTAAATTTACATTCTGCATCAGAGATAGGTAATACCCAGAGCAATTGTAATGGGTTACCTGCAATATTTATATCGATACTTCGATCAGAACTAATTAAGGGATCAAGAAGTAGAAATGTAGTTAGCTCAGGAGAATTTTCGAAAATATATTCAGGAGGATTTCCATTTGGCAATGTGTGACCTGATGCGAGCCAGGTCTTGTTATCATGTGGAAAGTGCGCAAGAGTTCGTAATATATTTAAATACTCTGTTTATTGAATCTATAAATAAATTAGGCTTCCAACCTTTAGCAATTAGATCCAAAACGAAGGCATCAAAGGCACTAAGTGCAATACCTGCTCCAGTTCCAACTAAGCCTGACTCAACTGCCGAGCCAATAATAAATCCAGCAGTTGTAAAGAAAGACCACCTCACAGTCTTTCCTGGAATTTTATCAATAAGTGAACCTGAATTTACTTCTTTAAAATACTCTTTTATTAACTCATGGTCATCAGCTTTTTCAGAAATCCATTCTTTAAACTTTAAAGACTTTTCAACTAGTTTAACAATATCTAAAAAATTTATGTGGCCACTATTAACTGCTTCTCGAATAGCTTTTGAATTCTCAAAATTGAAATTTTGAAATATTTCTATTTCTTTAATGTTTCGATCTGTTTTTTGAATAATTGAAGAAAAACAGAGTTCTAATAATTTCCTATTAATAGAATCTATATAAATATCACTTTTAAACTCAGCACAAAGTCTTGAATTTTCCCTTGCATCAAGTAAATGGTTCATTAGATACGCATTTGCAATACTAGAATCAGATTTTGGAATTCTTAAATGATAAAAATTATTAATTTCTTGAAAATCTAGATTAGTCGCTATTTTAAAACTCTTGTCTTCACGTTTAACTTGAAAGTTAAATGAATGAGGTATTGTATATTCTGGTACATATAATCTTAATAATTCTTTAATAGAATTATTTATATATTCTTTATTATCTAAATCATTATAAAATGCATTTATTAAATCATCATTGCGATCAATTATTTTTACTAAAGATTGAATTTTCTTTGCAATTCTGCGCGACTTTCCACTTTGTCCAGTCAAAGAAAAGAGTAAATTTCTAAAAGCTTCATCAGGTTCATCGTTTACTGCATGGAATATTACAGGACTATGAATTTCATCCTTGTTTTCATTTGATCTAGTATGTATTCCAATCATATCAAATTCATATATTAATTTTAATATTCCCGTCTCCAATAATCTAATTAATGGACCAGGTCCGATTTTCAGTAAAAGCTCTTCTATAATATATTTCTTTGCTAATACTCGAACTTCACCATAATAAATCAATGCTTCTGCAAGTGAACCTAGATCCACCATATTTCCAACTGATCCTTTTTGGTCTCTAATTAATATAGATTCTAGCATAGTATTTCGATATGTCGACTAACGAGGAGCGTTGCTGCCGTTCGGGAAAGCCGAGTCTCCAAAGGAGACGTTGGCGTTGGCACGAGATTGCTGTGAACGAAGAGAGCAGGGCAATCGTAGTGACACCCGAATGGGTCTGAAGCTCCGCTTCTTCAAAGGCAAAGGAGCGAGGACGTTTCCAGTAACGCGGAGTTATTCGAAGTTGACTTCTTATTTAATACCTTTCACAATTTCGACAGCCCAATCGTAAGTTTGTTCAGCTAGGTATGTTGCGCGTTTGTATTCATTTTCTTCAATTTCCTCATAGTCGCCTGGATATCGTGTAGAAACTGCATAATCAGTAAGAATAGTAAGTTCATTAAAGAAAGCAGGAATAACAACTTGAGATGGAAGAAATGATATTAATCTCTTAATATTATGTGTAAATTCAAATTCGATTTTCAATAAAATCAATACAGCCTTAAGTGATTTTTCTGCTGATTGTTGAGCATGAAAACATAATTGATTGAGCAAAATTTCATTTCTATCACCAATTTTAGAGAGTAAAAGATCGCTTTTTGCATGAATTAACCAAGTTTCCGGAGCTCTCCAGGATCTTCAAGCGGCATACAATTCTATTCCATCTCTTAGAGCGTGAAAATAAATTAAGTGATGATCTTTAGAATATTTTTGCAAAGTGTCTTCGGTAACGACAACGAAATCATACGAAATATTAATATTATCAATTCTCTGATATAAGAATTGAGCTGTTTGTCTCTTATTTGTTCCATCAGGCATTACAATCAGAATATCAAAATCACTATTCTGATTAAAATTTCCTTTCGCACGAGATCCAAAAAGAATTATTTTAAGAGGCTTCACAAGTAAAACAATTTGAGCCTTTAGTTTATTTAATTCTTCATTCATAAGTCAAAAATTAATCTATTCCAAAATAAAATCAAGAATGAAATGTTCTCTAAAGTCCTCTTTTCAATTTTTAATGAAACTGTCCGACGACCGAATTTAACTACTAAGTTTAAAAGAACCGTAGTCAATTTCGAATAACGAGGAGTCTACCTGCCGTTCGGGAGAGATGAGCCTCTGGTTTCCCGAAGGGCTCCGTCCCTGAGGATTAGAAACCTGAGGCGTTACCGTTGGCACGAGATTGCGACGAACAAAGTGAGTCAAAGCAATCGCAGTGACACCCGAATGGAGCCGAAGCTCCTCTACCTTAGGACAAGGAGCAAGGGTTTTTACAGGTAGACGGAGTTATTCGTCGTTCTATCTCAAAGCTTTAATACAAATAGATTTCATATTTATATATCGTTCATTAAAACAAATTTATTATTTTTTAATAAATAATATTTATCACCAATTTTAATGGATTCTCCCTCATTTAGTTTGGATAGATGCAAAATATCTTCCTCTATTGTGTGAATGGAGCCCCCAGTTTTCCAAGCTAGATATATGTACTCGGGATTAATTATTCCATAAAAACCACAAATAATAATTTTAACTGGTTTTTTTATAGAATCAAAATATTCTAAATCCCTCATTCTGGAGAAATTATCTGCAATTAAGATTATATCTTTGCAAGATGGACAATGCTCTATCCCTGAAACTAGAGCTTCAATATCGTTTTCTTGTGAATCTCCACCATACCCAGCTTTCATAGTCTTTTCTGCAAGTGATCTGATATCTTCAAATTTAGAAACTTCGGAATAGTAAAGACCCTTAGTCATCATAGGTCTTTTTCCTTTATCTGGATTCATATCTCCATCATTAAAAAAAAGATAACTTTTTAATTTATTCTTTAGAGTATTTAATTTAAACCAAAATATCAATTGATTTGTATACGGATACATGCTACCAGTTAAATCTGCAACTATTAACATTTCACTCCATTCTTTATTTCTATCGAAAACTTTCTTAACTACGTCATCTTTTAAAATTTTTTGATTTTTATCACAAGGATTACTTTCTTCAGATTCTATGTCCTCTACTTTTGTTCTTTCAGATAAAGAGATTTTAATTTTATCAATTTCTTTTTTTGTAAGTTCGATTGAGGGCTTAGGACGAAAGTATACTATGAAACCATGAAAATACTTTATTCCTTCTTCGCGATTTGAACATTTTTCATTTGGATTATTTATCCAATTTATTAATGGATTTTTGAATATTTCATTCTCTTTTTTTAGATTTTTAATTCGGTTAAAATTTAACAAATCCTGATTAAATGAACCTTGGTGTTTGCAAATAGTATAGAAATTTTCAACACGAGTAACTACATCAATATTATGAAAATTATTTATTTTAGTATTAATTTTTTGACTAGCGTAATCAAAATTAATAATTAAGGTTTCTTCATTTTCAAATGGTTCTACACTTGCATCCTTTTTTGAAGAAGTAACTACTATCTCACAATCTATAGATTGACTCAATATTCCAAAAATTGGAAATACAAGTATTATCAAAAGATTAATTTTGTTTACATTTAAAATTATCATTTTTATATCCTTTTTTTATTTATAAAATTAATTACTTTTTTATATTCAACAAGAATGACGAATAACGAATGAGCTTGCCGACGTTCCTCGTAGCTGAGCCTCCAGAGTAGGCGTTAGCGTCGGCGCGTCTTCTTGCTTTAGCAAGAAGCGTGACGAAGAGGAATGTGTCGAAGACCGAGCCGGTATTCCGGCGATGCGGCAAGCGAAAGTTAGCCGAAGTATCAATCATGATACCTTTTTTCTTTTAAAATGTATTATAGGTTCCGCATTAAGTGCTTCTGCCAGTTTATTTAAGAAAGTAAGCGAAACATTCTTGTAACTACCAGATTCAACTCTCGCAATCGCTGGTTGCGATGTCCCTATTTTATCGGCTAGTTCTTTCTGAGTTAAATTCATAGACTTTCTTAGAGTTATGATTTCTTTCGCTAAGGTAAAATCCTTTTCTAGCGCATCATATTCTTTTTTGACTCTTTTATTCTTTAATTCTTTATCCAAAATAGATTTAAATGATGTTGTCTTACTTGTGATTGTTTTCATTTTTATATTGCCTCATTAAAGTATTGGCCTTTGTGATTTGATCAGCATCGGTTTTTGTTTGTTTTTTTATAAATCCAGATGTCAAAATTATAATCTTTCCTTGGGTAAAAAAATAAAAAAACCTACAGATGTTCGATCCATGTTTTATTCTTAGTTCGAACAAATCTTTCTTACCCGAAATCTTTTTCGAAAAAGGCTCACGAAGTTCAATTCCTAGCTCTTCCAATAATTCAATCGTTCGCAATGATTTTGCTTTCAATTTAGCTTCTAGCGATAATAAAAATTCTTTCGCTTCATCCATTAATTCAACTTTGTAGCTCACTAGGACATGTATATCAAATATGGTATACATGTCAATACTTACTTATTGCAAAATAATTTTCAAACTTGTTCTGAATTTTTCTGAACTATTAGAATAAACTAAAACAGTCCATAATTATATAAAATTGTTTAATATATTCTAAGTTTATTCAAAAACTTTAGGTAACAATTTTTTTATAGAGGCAATTATAATAAAGTATTCTTGATATTTCGGCTAAAGATAAAGACTATCCGACGTAGATCCTAGGTGAGCCTCCAAAGGAGGCGTTACCGTTGGCACGTATTCTTGCCTTTGCAAGAATCGTGACTAGGATCTATGTGTCGAAGACCAAGCACTGGGTTCCTTAAGAACTCAGTGCGCAGCGGATGGTCGTTGTTAGCCGTCTGTCGCCGTTATCGAGGCAGGGATGCCGATATCCTTCACCTAAAGTGGGAATGTCAAGGTTATAAAGCAATTGGAATTTTAATCTTCATAAAAATTTAATATTCAATTCAAACTGATCTTGATTCTTAAATCACTCGTGAGAAAGCAACATTCCAAATAAATGAAAGTCATCATTTCACATGAAAACATCCGTTGGTGAGTTCAAATTGCAATGGAAAAAGCAAATCGTCTGTGGATTTTTTCATTCTTTTTTTAAAATGATGCTTATACAAAAAAAAGCCACTTTTTGTAAGAATCCGCTATTCTTTAATTTCTTTGATTCTTTGTGTTTTCCAACACTCCTATTTGTGTTTTATAATGATAAAAACAAAAAACGCTATTAAAAAGTATTTTCTTTTCTTTAAAACAATTCCAAGAAAAACTTCTTTTTAGAAAGATTGAGCTTAACAATATTTCAATGCTTTTGCATTTGATTTTTTTATTTCTTTCAAATTCAAATTGTAGTAAATCATTCACGAATAGTAATTCTTCAAAAAACCTAAACTCTGAAATTTATCATCCGTGATAATCCATTAAATATTTTGCTCAAAAATTCAGCATTCTAATTCAATGAGATTAATTTATTGATAGTTCTTATTACTATAATTACATAAAAGTAATAAAGTGGCTTCCAAGTTCATTTGATCTTTATTTTTAATTCCCTTTAAATTATTTTTACTAAATTTGAAATTACTTGAAATACTTTGTTAGTCTATTAAATCTTTTCTTTTAAAATTTTTCTTTCTATTTTCATTAAGCGGACACGATGTCCGCTCTTCTAGGCGGTTGCGAATAACGAGGAGCGTTACTGTGGTAATCCCCCTTTTTTTCGGACAGTAAATTAGGCAGTTCGCATTTTATATAGTTTTTTGAATTCGCTAGGTGAAGTAAAGCCTAAAGTAGAATGAATTCTTTTCCTATTGTAAAATATTTCAATATATTCGAATAAACTTTGTTTTGCTTGTTTCATATCATCATACCTTACATGCCTTATCAATTCAGACTTTAATATTTTAAAAAAGGATTCAGCTACAGCATTGTCCCAACAATCGCCTTTTCTACTCATACTTTGCTTCATTTCACTTTCCTGTAATTTTCTTCGAAACTCCCTAGATGCAAACTGTATGCCACGGTCAGAATGGAATATACAACCTGGCTCTGGTTTGTGTAAATTGAAAGCATTATCAAAGCAGGTTATTAGTGAATTAGATTCTAGGCTTTCGCTTAGATCCCAACCAACTATTTCTCGATTAAACAAATCGATTATCGTAGTTAAATAAAACCAACGAGATTTTACTTCTATATAGGTGATATCTGAACACCATACTTCTCCAGGTTTTGAAGCATTAAATTTTCGATTTAATATGTTTGGAGAAATCTCATTAGAATGTTTTGAGTTCGTTGTTACGACTCTAAACTTTTTCTTGATTTTACTGCGAATTTTCGCTAATTTCATTAATCTTTCTACAAGTTTTCTATTACATAAGTATCCCTCTGTAATCAATGTTTCATAGATTTTTGGGCTACCATATATTTCTTCTGATTCTATGTGGATACGTTTTATCTCAGATAGCAATAGCATATTA of Leptospira sp. GIMC2001 contains these proteins:
- a CDS encoding IS3 family transposase yields the protein MDKYQFIKDNVLYFKVVKMCKTLEVSRSGYYNWKNRRLSKRKVFNMLLLSEIKRIHIESEEIYGSPKIYETLITEGYLCNRKLVERLMKLAKIRSKIKKKFRVVTTNSKHSNEISPNILNRKFNASKPGEVWCSDITYIEVKSRWFYLTTIIDLFNREIVGWDLSESLESNSLITCFDNAFNLHKPEPGCIFHSDRGIQFASREFRRKLQESEMKQSMSRKGDCWDNAVAESFFKILKSELIRHVRYDDMKQAKQSLFEYIEIFYNRKRIHSTLGFTSPSEFKKLYKMRTA
- a CDS encoding helix-turn-helix domain-containing protein — protein: MKTITSKTTSFKSILDKELKNKRVKKEYDALEKDFTLAKEIITLRKSMNLTQKELADKIGTSQPAIARVESGSYKNVSLTFLNKLAEALNAEPIIHFKRKKVS
- a CDS encoding suppressor of fused domain protein → MLRTLAHFPHDNKTWLASGHTLPNGNPPEYIFENSPELTTFLLLDPLISSDRSIDINIAGNPLQLLWVLPISDAECKFKLEKGTDGFLDILEKNKHPFIFEGNRKSYI
- a CDS encoding type II toxin-antitoxin system RelE/ParE family toxin, whose product is MDEAKEFLLSLEAKLKAKSLRTIELLEELGIELREPFSKKISGKKDLFELRIKHGSNICRFFYFFTQGKIIILTSGFIKKQTKTDADQITKANTLMRQYKNENNHK
- a CDS encoding HEPN domain-containing protein; this encodes MHAKSDLLLSKIGDRNEILLNQLCFHAQQSAEKSLKAVLILLKIEFEFTHNIKRLISFLPSQVVIPAFFNELTILTDYAVSTRYPGDYEEIEENEYKRATYLAEQTYDWAVEIVKGIK
- a CDS encoding RDD family protein encodes the protein MKLLLRKILGLLTVTLGFYILYIIPNLFKELNSFEENYFLLSTIPVILIATGFRIALFKKVTEDDYKIYGSLYRRFSAFLIDCIIYSGLFILIYYFLTNYYILLIALTMPITPFVTLFFLIKFEATPGKMLLGLKVLNDNFQKLSLKQAILRTIIDILFGIILTIGYLHAMYELNMNIFDVLNFDNYFDELKRNFSAVYKFFDSLNYFWLLSEFIVMNFNLKKKAIHDYLANSVVVNVDQFKK
- a CDS encoding IS3 family transposase, which codes for MKDNVLYFKVVKMCKTLEVSRSGYYNWKNRRLSKRKVFNMLLLSEIKRIHIESEEIYGSPKIYETLITEGYLCNRKLVERLMKLAKIRSKIKKKFRVVTTNSKHSNEISPNILNRKFNASKPGEVWCSDITYIEVKSRWFYLTTIIDLFNREIVGWDLSESLESNSLITCFDNAFNLHKPEPGCIFHSDRGIQFASREFRRKLQESEMKQSMSRKGDCWDNAVAESFFKILKSELIRHVRYDDMKQAKQSLFEYIEIFYNRKRIHSTLGFTSPSEFKKLYKMRTA
- a CDS encoding nucleotidyltransferase domain-containing protein; this translates as MNEELNKLKAQIVLLVKPLKIILFGSRAKGNFNQNSDFDILIVMPDGTNKRQTAQFLYQRIDNINISYDFVVVTEDTLQKYSKDHHLIYFHALRDGIELYAA